The following proteins are encoded in a genomic region of Diadema setosum chromosome 18, eeDiaSeto1, whole genome shotgun sequence:
- the LOC140241865 gene encoding uncharacterized protein, with amino-acid sequence MDHCGKPDVTLGKVSDESYTCTCHNGRKPEQAPGPRPCRAFEPVDHISSDSDENSDHALYDSDTPLPLETRLRVANHNIERLRREKSNIRQQLKEVTKMNTRWQKYDKERDAVVDDLTAQLQQSREKIDELEARLSEQRDQTEELELRWTDARVRAAERQAELERCQQKIQALELNLRQSEKKRHEASHRLDAAMRDRTKREDGGRPTKEATKDRDLYQMSKRVVDLKEKASQLQDQLVATKTQMTEQADLYTQQISICLEDFKQEKKEKDRIKKENDDLKKQLKKSEDFANSLKVQITRYQEQQRNKSSSRVLSTRHVQNYYADMFMEPLDDSWDDAGYTLPRDVVHDAPNGFDETDLPVTTPMGTCGGAIRDPPPQYDDRSIMGQVVFPRVKRVGERSSTTPLPTSNLVLH; translated from the exons ATGGATCACTGTGGCAAGCCAGATGTTACACTGGGTAAAGTAAGCGACGAGAGTTATACGTGTACATGTCACAACGGCAGAAAGCCAGAGCAGGCCCCCGGACCTCGACCGTGCAGAGCTTTTGAGCCTGTCGACCATATCAGCTCGGACTCGGACGAG AATAGCGACCATGCGTTATACGACAGTGACACTCCTCTTCCACTCGAGACCCGGTTGCGAGTAGCGAATCACAACATTGAACGACTGCGACGCGAGAAGAGCAACATTCGGCAGCAACTGAAGGAGGTCACCAAAATGAACACACGGTGGCAAAAGTACGACAAGGAGAGGGACGCCGTGGTCGACGACCTCACGGCGCAGCTTCAGCAATCCCGGGAGAAGATCGACGAACTGGAGGCGAGGCTTTCGGAGCAGCGAGATCAGACGGAGGAGCTGGAGCTGCGGTGGACAGACGCCAGGGTTCGAGCGGCGGAGCGGCAGGCTGAGCTGGAGCGTTGTCAGCAGAAGATACAGGCGTTGGAGCTGAACCTAAGGCAGTCGGAAAAGAAGCGACACGAGGCGTCACATCGTCTCGATGCCGCCATGAGAGATCGAACGAAGCGGGAGGACGGCGGGCGACCCACCAAGGAGGCCACTAAGGACAGGGATCTTTACCAAATGAGCAAGCGCGTTGTGGACCTCAAGGAGAAAGCGAGCCAGCTGCAGGACCAGCTGGTAGCAACCAAGACCCAGATGACAGAGCAAGCCGACTTATACACTCAACAG ATTTCAATATGTCTAGAGGACTTCAAgcaagaaaagaaggagaaggatcGCATCAAGAAAGAAAACGATGATCTGAAGAAGCAGCTCAAGAAATCAGAGGACTTTGCGAACTCACTCAAAGTTCAG ATCACACGATACCAAGAACAGCAGAGAAACAAGTCGTCTTCTCGTGTTCTCTCTACCCGCCATGTTCAAAACTACTATGCTGACATGTTTATGGAG CCCCTTGATGATTCGTGGGATGATGCCGGCTACACTCTACCGAGGGACGTCGTCCACGACGCCCCCAATGGATTCGATGAGACTGACCTGCCAGTGACCACGCCCATGGGAACTTGTGGGGGTGCAATCAGGGACCCACCTCCCCAGTACGATGACCGCTCTATCATGGGTCAAGTGGTCTTCCCAAGGGTCAAGCGTGTTGGCGAAAGGTCATCCACGACACCTCTCCCAACCAGCAATCTGGTCCTACATTGA